In uncultured Cohaesibacter sp., a genomic segment contains:
- a CDS encoding NifX-associated nitrogen fixation protein: MSDWQEMVVAEGDAALAAPFVKEMLRQIRAVDSYGIWDKSGEHEIIDPFILTKERKRQVPVIGDPDEDIIVRVKAWYNALATSIEARTGLMAVPLIHLTYEGFGRVIIAVGKLIVFDKNLRDVHRFGFKSLDHMQDEAEKIISKAVALVEAHRDVAKL, from the coding sequence ATGAGTGATTGGCAAGAAATGGTGGTTGCTGAGGGGGATGCCGCGCTGGCAGCGCCCTTCGTCAAGGAAATGCTGCGTCAGATCAGGGCGGTCGATTCCTACGGCATCTGGGACAAGTCCGGTGAGCACGAAATCATCGATCCCTTCATCCTGACCAAGGAACGCAAGCGGCAGGTGCCGGTCATCGGTGATCCCGACGAGGACATCATTGTCCGGGTCAAGGCCTGGTACAACGCCCTTGCCACCAGCATCGAGGCAAGGACCGGGCTGATGGCCGTGCCGCTGATCCATCTCACATATGAAGGCTTCGGGCGGGTGATCATCGCCGTTGGCAAGCTGATCGTCTTCGACAAGAATCTGCGTGACGTCCATCGCTTCGGCTTCAAGTCGCTCGATCACATGCAGGATGAGGCCGAAAAGATCATCTCGAAAGCTGTCGCGCTCGTTGAGGCTCACCGGGACGTGGCAAAGCTTTAG
- a CDS encoding nitrogen fixation protein NifZ: MLDSLPPPRFDYGSEVRVIRNLRNDGTYPGVDTGVLLVRRGAIGVIRDVGTFLQDQVIYTVHFTKEDIIVGCRDRELIAAEAPWMPNRYEYGDKVKAHVSLGVAGQVVAEVGEVGEVIKVVRDEAMMKAIGSVAYHVRFPGRTLQVPEQALDPLFEMPDNMDLSGAAE; the protein is encoded by the coding sequence ATGCTGGACAGTCTGCCACCACCAAGGTTCGATTATGGCTCCGAGGTTCGGGTGATCCGCAATTTGCGCAATGATGGCACTTATCCCGGCGTCGATACCGGGGTGCTGTTGGTTCGGCGCGGGGCGATCGGCGTCATTCGCGACGTTGGGACCTTCCTGCAGGATCAGGTCATCTACACGGTTCATTTCACGAAGGAAGACATCATCGTCGGCTGTCGCGACCGGGAGCTGATTGCCGCCGAAGCGCCATGGATGCCCAATCGCTATGAATATGGCGACAAGGTCAAAGCCCACGTTTCGCTTGGCGTTGCCGGGCAGGTTGTGGCCGAGGTTGGCGAGGTCGGCGAGGTGATCAAGGTGGTGCGCGACGAGGCAATGATGAAGGCCATCGGTTCCGTTGCCTACCATGTGCGCTTTCCCGGGCGGACCCTGCAGGTGCCTGAACAGGCGCTGGACCCGCTTTTCGAGATGCCGGACAATATGGACCTGTCGGGGGCGGCGGAATGA
- a CDS encoding thiamine pyrophosphate-binding protein, with protein MKTSIGNYLFTRLKEMGIGHVFGVPGDFTLQMLDQIEDVEGLTFVGNCNELNSAYAADGYARLNRIAAMITTYGVGDLSALCGVAGACAENVPIVFISGAPPLYAMEGHLRIHHSLAEGNFDNVMNSVREFTVAQTRLTPANAAFEIDRILSICWIERQPVFIQIPSNISYLMIDAPTRPLNLAMPESDSECLESATALVRQYLENARRPAVLIDMDVDRTGYADALVRLVEKYRIPYASFRSGKAILSEASPLFAGIYNGAASAPHVRDIIEKSDCLFVTAPSFVEASTLQFIDQMPAEKIVSIRGHSATIGGEVFEGVMAEELINGLVDCIDARPESVVRLETHGGEPVTIEPDLALTQKRFWPIMEGFFEEGDVILAENGTSNIAMTSVRLPAGVSYLSQMVWGAIGYTLPALLGSMMAAPDRRQILFIGDGSFQLTAQELSTILREGLKPIIFLINNRGYTIERYIQGMKASYNDVANWDYTALMKVFAPGVESFTASVSTEGELVAALDACGKADCASFIEIHLDPFDAPEPLKVFGPKTAELDYGTRRGPRP; from the coding sequence ATGAAGACGAGCATTGGCAACTATCTTTTCACGCGTTTGAAGGAAATGGGAATCGGACATGTGTTCGGCGTTCCCGGCGATTTCACCCTGCAAATGCTCGATCAGATCGAGGATGTCGAAGGCCTCACCTTCGTGGGCAACTGCAACGAGCTGAACTCGGCCTATGCTGCCGATGGCTATGCCCGGCTCAACCGGATTGCGGCGATGATCACCACCTACGGGGTGGGCGACCTGTCTGCCCTCTGCGGCGTCGCCGGTGCCTGTGCGGAGAATGTGCCTATCGTGTTCATCTCCGGTGCGCCGCCGCTCTATGCCATGGAAGGCCACCTCAGAATTCATCATTCACTGGCCGAAGGCAACTTTGACAATGTCATGAACAGCGTACGCGAATTTACGGTCGCGCAGACCCGTCTGACCCCGGCCAATGCCGCCTTCGAGATCGACCGGATCCTGAGCATCTGCTGGATTGAACGGCAGCCGGTTTTCATCCAGATCCCTTCCAATATTTCCTATCTCATGATCGATGCGCCGACCCGGCCGCTGAATCTGGCGATGCCGGAAAGTGACAGCGAGTGCCTTGAGAGCGCCACCGCGTTGGTCAGGCAGTATCTGGAAAACGCTAGGCGGCCTGCAGTCCTGATCGACATGGACGTCGACCGGACCGGCTACGCCGACGCCCTTGTGCGGCTGGTGGAAAAATACCGGATTCCCTATGCATCCTTCCGCTCTGGCAAGGCCATCCTCAGCGAAGCGTCCCCTTTGTTCGCGGGCATCTACAACGGCGCCGCCTCTGCCCCGCATGTGCGTGATATCATTGAAAAATCAGACTGTCTGTTCGTGACGGCTCCGAGCTTTGTCGAAGCCAGCACCCTGCAGTTCATCGACCAGATGCCTGCTGAAAAGATCGTTTCGATCCGGGGCCACAGTGCCACCATCGGTGGCGAGGTGTTTGAAGGTGTCATGGCCGAGGAACTGATCAACGGATTGGTCGATTGCATTGATGCGCGCCCAGAGTCTGTCGTTCGTCTTGAGACCCATGGTGGCGAACCGGTGACCATTGAGCCGGATCTCGCCCTGACGCAAAAGCGCTTCTGGCCCATCATGGAAGGCTTCTTCGAAGAAGGCGACGTGATTCTGGCGGAAAACGGCACGTCCAACATTGCGATGACCAGTGTCCGGCTGCCCGCTGGGGTCAGCTATCTCTCCCAGATGGTCTGGGGAGCCATTGGCTACACGTTGCCCGCGCTGCTCGGCTCGATGATGGCCGCGCCTGACCGGCGGCAGATCCTGTTCATTGGCGACGGCTCGTTCCAGCTCACCGCGCAGGAGCTGTCGACCATCCTTCGGGAAGGGTTGAAGCCGATCATTTTCCTCATCAACAACCGTGGCTACACCATCGAGCGCTATATTCAGGGCATGAAAGCCAGCTACAATGATGTCGCGAACTGGGATTATACGGCCCTGATGAAGGTGTTCGCGCCCGGCGTTGAATCCTTCACCGCATCGGTCTCGACCGAAGGGGAACTGGTCGCCGCTCTTGATGCATGCGGGAAGGCGGATTGTGCCTCCTTCATCGAGATCCATCTCGACCCGTTTGATGCGCCCGAGCCGCTCAAGGTCTTTGGGCCCAAGACCGCCGAACTTGATTATGGCACCCGCAGAGGGCCCCGGCCCTGA
- the fdxB gene encoding ferredoxin III, nif-specific has protein sequence MTAIVGLTLDGTEWTPQFVEALDARKCIGCGRCFRVCARNVFELVERESLDLDDEEEDLDDDDPFGDDDDDDGFSDDTSMVMTVKNNGDCIGCEACSKICPKGCFTHMTKQAA, from the coding sequence ATGACTGCAATTGTCGGACTGACCCTGGACGGCACGGAATGGACACCCCAGTTTGTCGAGGCACTGGACGCCAGAAAATGCATTGGCTGTGGCCGCTGCTTCCGCGTTTGCGCCAGAAATGTCTTTGAGCTGGTGGAACGCGAAAGTCTTGATCTGGATGACGAGGAAGAGGATCTCGACGATGACGATCCGTTCGGCGATGACGATGATGATGACGGCTTTTCCGATGACACCAGCATGGTCATGACCGTGAAGAACAACGGCGATTGCATCGGCTGTGAAGCCTGCTCGAAAATCTGCCCCAAGGGCTGCTTTACTCATATGACAAAGCAAGCGGCCTGA
- a CDS encoding LysR family transcriptional regulator: protein MDLVDGLKAFVATAQTGSFTDAAERMGISNRLTSKYVAELEARIGARLLQRTTRKVGLTPVGEDLLLRAPALLDELDDLIGSVREESRGLSGLVRISAPVSFGEIYVGDMIRRFIGNHPQMNVDLRLSDAYVDLARDGIDLAFRIGTPSVSSLKARKLGDMGSAIVASPDYISKHGEPSEPHDLLDHVCMVDSNRRDPTRWIFVQGDKTIDVVVKRRFVVNSAKVARDWAVAGDAIAYCPRFIVADDLAEGRLVQLLGNYQGLSTPLSAVYLDGTVLPRKVRAIIDFALDDIKTNSPF from the coding sequence ATGGATCTTGTTGATGGCTTGAAGGCCTTTGTTGCCACTGCGCAAACCGGCTCATTCACGGATGCGGCCGAACGCATGGGGATTTCCAACCGGCTGACATCCAAATATGTCGCCGAGCTTGAAGCCCGGATCGGGGCTCGGCTGTTGCAGAGAACCACGCGCAAGGTTGGACTGACCCCGGTGGGGGAGGACCTTCTGCTGCGTGCTCCGGCCCTGCTTGATGAACTGGATGACCTGATTGGATCGGTGCGTGAAGAATCCCGTGGTCTTTCGGGTCTCGTACGCATCTCCGCTCCGGTGTCTTTCGGTGAAATCTACGTGGGCGACATGATCCGCCGTTTCATTGGCAACCATCCGCAGATGAATGTCGACCTGCGCCTCAGCGACGCCTATGTCGATCTGGCCAGAGACGGCATTGATCTCGCTTTCCGCATCGGTACCCCCAGCGTTTCCTCCCTGAAGGCGCGCAAACTCGGCGACATGGGGTCGGCGATCGTCGCCTCGCCAGACTATATCAGCAAGCATGGGGAGCCCAGCGAACCCCACGATCTGCTGGATCATGTCTGCATGGTCGATTCGAACCGCCGCGATCCCACCCGCTGGATCTTCGTGCAGGGCGACAAGACCATTGATGTTGTGGTCAAGCGACGCTTCGTGGTCAACAGCGCCAAGGTGGCCCGCGACTGGGCCGTGGCGGGCGACGCGATTGCCTATTGTCCGCGCTTCATCGTGGCCGATGATCTGGCCGAGGGCAGGCTCGTGCAGTTGCTTGGCAATTATCAGGGCCTGTCAACGCCTCTCAGTGCCGTCTATCTCGATGGCACGGTCCTGCCGCGCAAGGTGAGGGCCATCATCGATTTTGCCCTTGATGACATCAAGACAAACAGCCCCTTCTGA
- a CDS encoding 3-hydroxyacyl-CoA dehydrogenase NAD-binding domain-containing protein, with the protein MSISFLERNAHIHFRQNKPPSRPENRRQQKQGVNAMNVAIVGAGNIGSGLANVLAKTSHSIAIVDAQNGVAAATKLQEHQLRLYPWLRHADRSEVAV; encoded by the coding sequence ATGTCCATTTCATTCCTGGAAAGAAATGCCCATATTCACTTCAGACAAAACAAGCCGCCTTCCAGACCAGAAAACAGACGGCAACAAAAACAGGGAGTGAATGCAATGAACGTTGCAATCGTAGGCGCAGGGAATATCGGATCCGGTCTGGCAAACGTACTGGCAAAAACCAGCCACAGCATCGCCATCGTTGATGCACAGAATGGGGTCGCTGCCGCTACAAAACTTCAGGAACATCAACTTCGGTTATATCCTTGGCTACGGCACGCTGATCGCTCCGAAGTGGCTGTCTGA
- a CDS encoding nitrogenase-stabilizing/protective protein NifW: MRNDELDADLSDLGSAEEFLDYFEIDYDPKVVMVNRLHILQRFHDYLEAGTRKPGEGQSWWDFYTAELKEAYLDFVRSDALTEKVFKVFKTGQPTFVPLEEVLK, from the coding sequence ATGAGAAATGACGAATTGGACGCCGATCTTTCCGATCTGGGAAGCGCAGAAGAGTTTCTGGACTATTTCGAAATCGACTACGACCCCAAGGTGGTGATGGTCAATCGTCTCCATATCCTGCAACGCTTCCATGACTATCTGGAAGCCGGGACCCGCAAACCCGGAGAGGGGCAGTCCTGGTGGGATTTCTATACCGCCGAGCTGAAAGAAGCCTATCTGGATTTTGTGCGCTCCGACGCCCTGACCGAAAAGGTCTTCAAGGTTTTCAAGACCGGCCAGCCGACCTTTGTTCCGCTCGAAGAGGTGCTGAAATAG
- the nifM gene encoding nitrogen fixation protein NifM, with the protein MTGDPLLAYHLMSASLAAHECRYDELSARAQERIGAQARHTLLLEGLVLASAVAQKVVVSQEMLDRSVDCIRARYETTSAFADDLAANGLTEAGLEQALARELAVDAVLDLVAKAEPAATDEEARSFYDAHPERFCVGESRETRHILITINEQIAENRREVAWQRIGAIQKSLTGDVDQFANAALRHSECPSALNGGALGRVPRGKLYAGLDAALFAMSAGGVSEVLESEAGFHILLCEAIYPTETASFAEAALKIRAAIDGKRQAMAQKRFIADLLSQSQSGQSSS; encoded by the coding sequence ATGACCGGCGATCCGCTTCTGGCCTATCATCTGATGAGCGCATCGTTGGCGGCTCATGAGTGCCGTTATGATGAGCTGTCCGCCAGAGCGCAGGAGCGGATTGGCGCTCAGGCAAGGCACACCCTGTTGCTCGAAGGGCTGGTTCTGGCGAGTGCTGTGGCACAAAAGGTTGTTGTCTCGCAGGAAATGCTGGACCGGTCGGTAGATTGCATCAGGGCGCGCTATGAAACCACATCGGCTTTCGCCGATGATCTGGCAGCCAACGGCCTGACCGAGGCCGGGCTGGAACAGGCACTTGCACGGGAGCTGGCGGTGGATGCCGTGCTCGATCTGGTCGCCAAGGCAGAACCGGCCGCGACCGATGAAGAAGCACGAAGCTTTTACGATGCCCATCCCGAACGCTTTTGCGTTGGCGAGAGCCGCGAAACCCGCCATATTCTGATTACCATCAATGAGCAGATTGCCGAGAACCGTCGTGAGGTGGCATGGCAGAGGATCGGCGCAATTCAGAAAAGCCTGACAGGCGATGTGGATCAGTTCGCGAATGCTGCCTTGCGTCATTCGGAATGCCCCAGCGCCCTCAATGGCGGTGCGCTCGGACGTGTCCCGCGCGGCAAGCTCTACGCCGGTCTCGACGCGGCACTCTTTGCCATGTCGGCTGGTGGCGTCAGCGAGGTGCTGGAGAGTGAGGCGGGCTTCCATATTCTCCTTTGCGAGGCGATCTACCCCACCGAGACGGCCAGCTTTGCAGAAGCCGCACTGAAGATAAGGGCCGCCATCGATGGCAAGCGACAGGCCATGGCGCAAAAGCGCTTTATCGCCGATCTGCTGTCGCAAAGCCAGTCAGGGCAGAGCAGTAGCTGA
- a CDS encoding TetR family transcriptional regulator C-terminal domain-containing protein yields the protein MSAAEIVFAQFGYNGASISRIAEEAGLPKSNVVYYFSTKELLYRTVVEDIFNVWRAAADEIVEEADPREALGNYIDTKMELARTRPYGSMVWANEIIQGAPIVQDYLETELRSWTQERVNVIHKWIAAGKIRPISPKHLLFTIWATTQHYADFKHQISTLNEGSDLNDEQWQETKQAVKELLLFGICH from the coding sequence TTGTCTGCAGCCGAAATAGTTTTCGCGCAGTTCGGTTATAATGGTGCCTCGATCAGTCGTATTGCAGAAGAAGCCGGTCTACCCAAGTCCAACGTGGTTTATTACTTTTCGACCAAAGAGTTACTATATCGCACGGTCGTTGAGGACATCTTCAATGTCTGGCGCGCGGCGGCAGATGAAATCGTCGAGGAAGCCGACCCGAGAGAGGCGCTTGGCAACTACATCGATACCAAGATGGAGCTGGCCAGAACGCGCCCCTATGGCTCGATGGTCTGGGCCAACGAAATCATTCAGGGCGCACCGATCGTGCAGGACTATCTGGAAACCGAGCTGCGGTCATGGACCCAAGAGCGGGTCAACGTGATTCACAAATGGATTGCGGCAGGCAAGATTCGCCCGATCAGCCCCAAGCACCTGCTCTTCACCATTTGGGCAACCACCCAGCATTACGCCGATTTCAAGCATCAGATCTCGACGCTCAACGAGGGCAGCGATCTCAATGACGAGCAGTGGCAAGAAACCAAACAGGCAGTCAAGGAACTGCTGCTGTTTGGCATCTGTCACTAG
- a CDS encoding NifB/NifX family molybdenum-iron cluster-binding protein: MGQISRTLTLVDGSIEDGFMDCALKIAFATSDLIHVDQHFGTCESFAIFMVTRDEVHFHQTIAFEEAVQDGSEDKLQARIGALSGIAAVYCRAVGASAIAQLKQAGVQPIKVADGTLIKLQLGVLQEELAGSPSFWVLRALDGVRGLRDDPRRFDDMETEGWNE; this comes from the coding sequence ATGGGCCAGATAAGCCGCACGCTCACGCTGGTGGATGGCAGCATTGAGGATGGTTTCATGGATTGTGCGTTGAAGATCGCCTTTGCGACAAGTGACCTTATTCATGTGGACCAGCATTTCGGCACCTGCGAGAGCTTTGCGATTTTCATGGTGACGCGGGACGAAGTGCATTTCCATCAGACCATTGCCTTCGAAGAGGCCGTTCAGGACGGCAGTGAAGACAAGCTTCAGGCGCGGATTGGCGCCCTTTCCGGCATTGCCGCCGTCTATTGCCGGGCCGTGGGGGCCTCGGCGATTGCCCAGCTCAAACAGGCCGGGGTGCAGCCGATCAAGGTGGCCGACGGAACCCTGATCAAGTTGCAGCTTGGTGTGTTGCAGGAAGAGCTTGCCGGAAGCCCGTCTTTCTGGGTTCTGCGAGCACTCGATGGCGTAAGGGGGCTGCGCGATGATCCGCGCAGGTTTGATGACATGGAAACCGAAGGCTGGAACGAGTGA
- a CDS encoding glutathione S-transferase family protein, with amino-acid sequence MLIDGKWTKDWQPVQKSDKDGRFVRQTSSFRNWITPDGASGPTGEGGFEAEAGRYRLYVALICPWASRTLIARKLKGLEEIIPVTVVNPTLTDRGWAFGGYPGADEDPLFGATYIHELYTRADPHFSGRATVPVLWDMKRNVMVNNESADIVRMFDAAFEHMIPSDVRLYSEDLHEEIDALNPVIYDKLNNGVYKAGFATTQVAYDEAVDGVFETLDMLEARLDGGFVFGDCFTETDIRIFVTLIRFDAAYHGLFKTNRRQIKDYPQLSAYMERILRLPGVVDTVNMDHITRGYYSIKALNPNGIRPTGPAHVEALLKSVAS; translated from the coding sequence ATGCTGATCGATGGAAAATGGACAAAGGACTGGCAGCCCGTACAGAAATCCGACAAGGATGGACGCTTCGTGCGCCAGACTTCAAGTTTCCGCAACTGGATCACGCCGGACGGTGCTTCTGGTCCAACCGGGGAAGGGGGCTTTGAAGCAGAAGCCGGGCGCTATCGCCTCTATGTGGCGCTCATCTGTCCATGGGCCTCCCGTACTCTGATTGCCCGCAAGTTGAAAGGCCTTGAGGAGATCATCCCGGTCACCGTCGTCAACCCGACCCTGACCGATCGGGGCTGGGCCTTTGGTGGCTACCCCGGTGCAGATGAAGACCCGCTGTTCGGCGCCACCTATATCCACGAGCTTTACACCCGCGCCGACCCGCATTTTTCCGGCAGGGCCACCGTGCCCGTGTTGTGGGACATGAAGCGCAATGTCATGGTCAACAACGAGAGCGCCGATATCGTCCGGATGTTTGATGCCGCTTTCGAGCACATGATACCGTCCGATGTGCGTCTTTATTCCGAAGACCTTCACGAGGAAATCGACGCACTCAATCCGGTCATCTACGACAAGCTCAACAACGGGGTCTACAAGGCCGGGTTCGCGACAACCCAGGTTGCTTATGACGAGGCCGTTGACGGGGTATTCGAAACGCTCGACATGCTGGAAGCCCGTCTTGATGGCGGCTTTGTCTTCGGGGATTGCTTCACCGAGACGGATATCCGTATCTTCGTGACCTTGATCCGCTTTGATGCGGCCTACCATGGCCTGTTCAAGACCAACCGCAGGCAGATCAAGGACTATCCGCAGCTGTCGGCCTATATGGAGCGCATCCTGCGTCTGCCGGGTGTTGTCGACACTGTCAACATGGATCACATCACCCGCGGCTACTACTCCATCAAGGCGCTTAACCCGAACGGCATCCGCCCGACCGGACCGGCTCATGTGGAGGCGCTCCTGAAGTCCGTCGCCTCTTAG
- a CDS encoding iron-sulfur cluster assembly accessory protein — MLTLTDKAQQALQGLIEKSSKPLTGLRIAADMAGCAGVKYRMALVAGPEPEDHVVECGRISLYVVPENAEILIGTTIDFAETDKGAGFTFDNPNTAGMCACGKSFAA; from the coding sequence ATGCTGACACTCACCGACAAAGCACAACAGGCGCTGCAAGGCCTGATCGAGAAATCGTCGAAGCCGCTGACCGGGCTTCGGATCGCCGCTGACATGGCTGGCTGTGCCGGTGTCAAATATCGCATGGCGCTGGTTGCCGGGCCAGAGCCGGAAGACCATGTCGTTGAGTGCGGCCGGATCAGCCTCTATGTGGTGCCCGAGAATGCCGAAATCCTGATCGGCACGACCATCGATTTTGCCGAGACCGACAAGGGCGCCGGTTTCACTTTCGACAATCCCAACACCGCCGGCATGTGCGCTTGTGGCAAGAGCTTTGCCGCCTGA
- the nifV gene encoding homocitrate synthase, whose protein sequence is MNLVRQVTINDTTLRDGEQSAGVAFTRDEKCQIARELVAAGVPELEIGIPAMGEVEQETIRSIASLGLDARLVVWCRMCDFDLDASRDLGVDLIDLSIPMSDGQIRYKLGQTRDYVLDQIATMVPKALDAGFDVMVGGEDSSRADLDFVLKAMEVAGKLGARRFRFADTVGIMEPFGTAEIFRQLRANSDLELEMHAHDDYGLATANSLAAVLGGASHVNTTVNGLGERAGNASLEEFAVAIDRLYNIRTGVDQRQFNALSQLVANASGRPVPHQKSLVGSSVFTHESGIHVDGLVKNKETYQGVDPEWLGRQHELVLGKHSGTKAVLHIYGTMGIALTALQARGILEKVRVFAETFKRTPERHDLVDFHRQVMASEIGH, encoded by the coding sequence ATGAATTTGGTAAGGCAAGTCACAATCAATGATACCACCCTGCGCGATGGAGAGCAGAGCGCCGGAGTGGCCTTCACCCGCGACGAAAAATGCCAGATCGCGCGCGAACTGGTCGCCGCCGGGGTGCCGGAACTGGAAATCGGTATTCCGGCGATGGGGGAAGTGGAGCAGGAAACCATCCGTTCGATTGCCAGCCTCGGGCTTGATGCCCGGCTGGTCGTCTGGTGCCGCATGTGCGATTTCGATCTTGATGCCTCAAGAGACCTCGGCGTTGATCTGATCGATTTGTCCATCCCCATGTCCGATGGGCAGATCCGCTACAAGCTCGGGCAAACCAGAGACTATGTGCTCGACCAGATTGCCACCATGGTGCCCAAGGCGCTCGACGCCGGGTTCGATGTCATGGTCGGGGGCGAGGATTCCTCCCGTGCTGATCTGGACTTCGTGCTGAAGGCCATGGAAGTCGCCGGGAAGCTTGGTGCGCGTCGGTTCCGCTTTGCCGATACCGTCGGCATCATGGAGCCCTTCGGCACGGCAGAAATTTTCCGGCAGCTGCGGGCCAACTCCGATCTGGAGCTGGAAATGCACGCCCATGACGACTATGGCCTTGCGACGGCCAACTCTCTGGCTGCGGTTCTGGGGGGTGCAAGCCATGTCAACACCACGGTCAACGGCCTTGGCGAGCGGGCTGGCAATGCGTCACTTGAGGAATTCGCCGTTGCCATCGACCGGCTCTACAATATCCGCACCGGCGTCGATCAGCGCCAGTTCAATGCGCTGTCGCAACTGGTTGCCAACGCATCCGGCCGCCCGGTTCCGCACCAGAAGAGCCTTGTTGGCTCCAGCGTCTTCACCCATGAGAGCGGCATCCATGTCGACGGGCTGGTCAAGAACAAGGAGACCTATCAGGGGGTCGACCCTGAATGGCTGGGGCGGCAGCACGAGCTGGTGCTGGGCAAGCATTCCGGCACAAAGGCCGTGCTGCATATCTACGGCACCATGGGCATCGCGCTTACGGCGCTTCAGGCTCGGGGCATCCTCGAAAAGGTCCGCGTCTTTGCCGAAACCTTCAAACGCACCCCAGAGCGCCACGATCTCGTGGATTTTCACAGGCAGGTCATGGCCAGTGAAATCGGCCACTGA
- the ygiD gene encoding 4,5-DOPA dioxygenase extradiol, translating to MSVTHSLESLRDSLKASDRMPLVFLGHGNPMNAIEDNVYSKSWIQLGKSLPRPQAILVVSAHWMTQGSTLVDVSKLPKTIHDFYGFPDELFAQQYPAHGDPALARDVVAILASHHAEEDDRWGLDHGAWSVLTHLYPEADVPVFQLSIDMTKPLKWHMEIGKTLAQLRDRGVLILGSGNVVHNLRAMRWGGKAQDFALEFDKLFTDKLSERDYGALADPQQLGSLLRMAHPTVDHYLPALTIAGASDERDDLTFMTESIDLGSVSMRSFIFHSA from the coding sequence ATGAGCGTGACCCATTCCCTTGAAAGCCTTCGCGACAGTCTGAAGGCATCCGATCGCATGCCGTTGGTCTTTCTTGGCCATGGCAACCCGATGAACGCCATCGAGGACAATGTCTACAGCAAGAGCTGGATCCAGCTCGGTAAAAGCCTGCCGCGTCCACAAGCCATTCTCGTGGTTTCCGCCCACTGGATGACGCAGGGCTCGACGCTGGTCGATGTTTCCAAGCTGCCCAAGACCATTCATGACTTCTACGGCTTTCCCGACGAGCTGTTCGCCCAGCAGTATCCCGCCCATGGCGATCCTGCTCTGGCACGTGATGTGGTCGCCATTCTGGCCAGCCATCACGCCGAGGAGGATGATCGCTGGGGCCTTGACCATGGCGCATGGTCGGTTCTGACGCATCTCTATCCCGAAGCCGATGTGCCGGTGTTCCAGCTGTCGATCGACATGACCAAGCCGCTCAAATGGCATATGGAAATCGGCAAGACGCTTGCCCAGTTGCGTGACCGGGGCGTGCTGATCCTCGGGTCCGGCAACGTGGTGCACAACCTGCGCGCCATGCGCTGGGGTGGCAAGGCACAGGACTTTGCGCTGGAATTCGACAAGCTGTTTACCGACAAGCTGTCTGAGCGCGACTACGGCGCGTTGGCTGATCCGCAACAGCTCGGCTCCCTGCTGCGCATGGCCCATCCGACGGTAGACCATTATCTGCCGGCCCTGACCATCGCCGGGGCTTCCGACGAACGGGACGATCTGACCTTCATGACCGAGTCGATCGATCTTGGTTCGGTCTCGATGCGCTCGTTCATCTTCCACAGCGCCTGA
- a CDS encoding CCE_0567 family metalloprotein, giving the protein MDETELKQLTKAARKAKRIASEKAMELHDLVEDRLPAAYAELPGLAEETYAACKAWAAAEAACAAAQSNL; this is encoded by the coding sequence ATGGACGAGACCGAACTGAAACAACTGACCAAAGCCGCCAGAAAGGCAAAGCGGATCGCATCGGAGAAGGCAATGGAACTGCATGATCTGGTCGAGGATCGTCTGCCCGCCGCCTATGCCGAACTGCCCGGACTGGCAGAGGAAACCTATGCCGCCTGCAAGGCCTGGGCCGCGGCGGAAGCAGCCTGCGCGGCTGCTCAAAGCAATCTGTGA